One Embleya scabrispora DNA window includes the following coding sequences:
- a CDS encoding alpha-ketoglutarate-dependent dioxygenase AlkB, producing the protein MTPPPLDIRHHPALLPDPDADLALVLTEVIWNDDMRARRTASFGIPYDYSGRRHDTAPMPAPIAAIAARAGTFAGHLFDNCLANLYETGDNTMGFHRDSYDGLAPGSAIAIVSLGATRRLLFRSLDRNHHHELALTHGSLLLMTATTQRGWTHAIPSEPSAGRRVSLTFRHCGPHPSASA; encoded by the coding sequence ATGACGCCGCCGCCCCTCGACATCCGCCATCACCCGGCACTCCTGCCCGACCCCGATGCCGACCTCGCCCTCGTCCTGACCGAGGTCATCTGGAACGACGACATGCGGGCACGCCGAACCGCCTCCTTCGGCATCCCCTACGACTATTCCGGCCGTCGGCACGACACCGCTCCCATGCCGGCGCCCATCGCCGCGATCGCCGCCCGCGCGGGCACCTTCGCCGGGCACCTCTTCGACAACTGCCTGGCGAACCTGTACGAAACCGGTGACAACACCATGGGTTTCCACCGGGACTCCTACGACGGCCTCGCCCCCGGCAGCGCAATCGCCATCGTCTCGCTCGGCGCGACACGCCGCCTGCTCTTCCGCAGCCTCGACCGCAACCATCACCACGAACTCGCCCTCACACACGGTTCGTTGCTGCTCATGACCGCCACCACCCAACGCGGCTGGACCCACGCCATACCCTCAGAGCCCTCCGCCGGCCGACGCGTCAGCCTCACCTTCCGCCACTGCGGACCACATCCCTCCGCGAGCGCGTAG
- a CDS encoding IS5 family transposase (programmed frameshift), with translation MSRGGLTDAAWVRIEPLLPVVDGRGRAWRDHRQVIDGVLWRLRTGAPWRDVPARYGPRQTVYERYSRYSRWEADGTWAALLEHVRVRDDAVGRVDWSVSVDSTVVRAHRHAAGARKRGVADGDEPGDVGRAAPGPTPAGREGLGRSRGGLTTKLHLAVDGRGLPLSIVVTPGQAGDAPALDAVLAGIRVPRPGPGRPRVRPTRLIADRAYSSRAIRARLRAAGVRVVIPERADQRANRRRRGRAGGRPPAFDRQAYRERNVVERCFARLKQFRAIATRFDKLAARYTAGVVLASLILWLREPQS, from the exons GTGTCTCGGGGTGGGTTGACGGATGCGGCGTGGGTTCGGATCGAGCCGTTGTTGCCGGTGGTGGACGGTCGTGGTCGGGCGTGGCGTGATCATCGGCAGGTGATCGACGGGGTGTTGTGGCGGTTGCGCACGGGGGCGCCGTGGCGGGACGTTCCGGCGCGGTACGGGCCCCGGCAGACGGTGTACGAGCGGTACTCGCGGTACTCGCGGTGGGAGGCGGACGGGACGTGGGCCGCGCTGCTCGAGCACGTGCGGGTGCGGGACGACGCGGTCGGTCGGGTCGACTGGTCGGTGTCGGTGGACTCCACGGTCGTCCGCGCGCATCGACACGCGGCCGGGGCGCGGAAAAGGGGGGTTGCGGACGGGGACGAACCGGGCGACGTGGGGCGTGCGGCGCCGGGCCCGACGCCTGCGGGCCGCGAGGGTCTCGGCCGCTCGCGGGGCGGGTTGACGACGAAGCTGCATCTCGCGGTGGACGGGCGGGGGTTGCCGTTGTCGATCGTGGTCACCCCGGGACAGGCGGGGGACGCGCCGGCGTTGGACGCGGTGCTCGCCGGGATTCGTGTGCCGCGGCCGGGTCCGGGTCGG CCGCGGGTGCGGCCGACCCGGCTGATCGCGGATCGGGCGTACTCCTCGCGGGCCATCCGTGCCCGGTTGCGGGCGGCGGGGGTGCGGGTGGTGATCCCCGAACGGGCGGATCAGCGGGCGAATCGTCGCCGTCGGGGTCGAGCCGGCGGGCGCCCGCCGGCGTTCGACCGGCAGGCGTATCGCGAACGCAACGTCGTGGAGCGGTGTTTCGCCCGCCTGAAACAGTTCCGGGCGATCGCCACGCGCTTCGACAAGCTCGCCGCCCGCTACACGGCGGGCGTCGTCCTGGCCTCACTGATCCTGTGGCTCCGCGAACCACAATCATGA
- a CDS encoding DUF6461 domain-containing protein, with amino-acid sequence MSGDTVEWLQDSYFVEFGYCVTFARGLSATELLRRMGCDVTRTARKSVIDANHWIEDVAEEFGHRAVADKERVIRAGEADGWAFAVEDAGSRGTHRDVLAAVSAGTVALSTFENINALTMFHYAQSGDVVCGFDRPRDRWGCDPDRLVPHLTRAGLLPADGTHPDLGIDERQRLVHRMMHTEFGTTLPRQDVEYGELLAAMY; translated from the coding sequence GTGAGTGGCGACACTGTCGAGTGGCTGCAGGACTCCTATTTTGTCGAGTTCGGGTACTGCGTGACCTTCGCACGCGGGCTGTCGGCGACGGAGTTGCTGCGGCGCATGGGCTGCGACGTGACGCGCACGGCCCGCAAGAGCGTGATCGACGCGAACCACTGGATCGAGGACGTCGCCGAGGAGTTCGGCCACCGTGCGGTCGCGGACAAGGAGAGGGTGATCCGAGCCGGCGAGGCCGACGGGTGGGCATTCGCCGTCGAGGACGCTGGCAGCCGCGGCACCCACCGCGACGTCCTCGCCGCCGTGTCGGCCGGCACGGTGGCCCTGAGCACCTTCGAAAACATCAACGCGCTCACGATGTTCCACTACGCGCAGTCCGGGGACGTGGTGTGCGGGTTCGACCGGCCCCGAGACCGCTGGGGCTGCGACCCGGATCGGCTGGTTCCCCACCTGACCCGCGCGGGCCTGCTGCCGGCCGACGGGACGCACCCCGACCTGGGCATCGACGAACGACAACGCCTGGTCCACCGCATGATGCACACCGAGTTCGGCACGACACTGCCCCGCCAGGACGTCGAATACGGCGAACTCCTCGCCGCGATGTACTGA